A window of Anaerolineae bacterium genomic DNA:
ATTTCGGGATATCGCCCCAGGAATTCCTGAGTTTCAGGCGGATGGCCATAGTAGCGTGCGGCACCTCTTACTATGCGGGGCTGGTGGGCAAATTTCTCTTTGAAAAACTGGCGGGCATAACCGTAGAAGTTGATTACGGTTCAGAGTTCCGCTACCGAGACCCCATCATCGGCCCCGATACCCTTGTGCTGGTGATAACCCAATCGGGGGAGACAGTGGATACTCTGGCGGCAATGGAGGAAGCCCGGCGCAAGGGGGCCAAAATCGCCGCTATAGTTAACGTCATAGGCAGTCAGGCAGCCCGCCTGGCCGATGGCGTGATTTACATGCAAGTAGGGCCAGAAATAGGGGTCGCTTCCACTAAAGCTTTTACCGCTTCTCTCGTGGACCAGTATCTTCTGGCAATCCATATGGGAAAAATAAGAGGCGTTCTGAACCAGGAACAGGTGCGCACTTTGCTCGATGACCTTATGAGGCTGCCTGCTTTAGCCGGAGAAGTTCTCAAGCATGGCAGGGAATACGAGGACCTGGCCCAAAAGTTCCACGACCGGGAGCACTTCCTTTACCTGGGCAGAGCTATAAATTATCCGGTGGCCCTGGAAGGGGCTTTGAAACTTAAGGAAATCTCATACATTCACGCTGAAGGTTATCCTGCCGGGGAGATGAAACACGGTCCCATAGCCCTTATAGACGAGGAAATGCCGGTAGTGGCTATTGTAACAAAAGACCATGTATACGATAAAATGGTAAGCCAGGTTGAGCAAGTCAAAGCGCGTGGAGGGATTGTAATAGCCCTTGCGACCCGCGGGGATGAGGAAATCGCCCGGAAAGCTGACCATGTCATATATGTGCCTCCTACTCCTTACCTGCTCTCTCCCGTTGTGAACGTTATACCCCTTCAGCTTTTCGCTTACCACATGGCCGTAAGGCGCGGCTGCGACGTGGACCAGCCCAGGAATTTGGCCAAAAGTGTTACAGTGGAATAAAGGATAGCTTCGGGAATTATAGCAGCAGCTGAAGCCTGGTTTGTAACCTCTGGCAGTCCGGGAAGCAAAGCCCTACCTTTACCGATAGGGCAAATTCTTTCTTGCAGCCCGGAAAGATTCGTGTTAAAATATAATTGCCCCTGTAGCTCAGTGGATAGAGCAACGGCCTCCGGAGCCGTGTGCGGGGGTTCGATTCCCCCCAGGGGCGTTTTTATATTGCCACGAACCACACCCCCATCATAGCTGTAAGGGTTAAAAT
This region includes:
- the glmS gene encoding glutamine--fructose-6-phosphate transaminase (isomerizing) encodes the protein MCGIVGYIGPKEASTIVFEGLKRLEYRGYDSAGLAVLGQNGQITIRKEVGKLVNLEKLLKEQPISGNIGIGHTRWATHGRPTQYNAHPHTDCSGRIVVVHNGIVENFLALRLRLQEEGHEFTSETDSEVIAHLVESFVEKGDDLTTAVRKALTHLQGAQAIVVMSSLEPDKIIAARLGNAGGIVVGIGEGEMFVASDMPAILEHTRRMVFLEDREMAVVASSGVYYLNLDGVPLIKEIHTIPWDPVAATKGPYRHFMQKEIYEQARTLVDTIRGRVDFEKGEVLLDDFGISPQEFLSFRRMAIVACGTSYYAGLVGKFLFEKLAGITVEVDYGSEFRYRDPIIGPDTLVLVITQSGETVDTLAAMEEARRKGAKIAAIVNVIGSQAARLADGVIYMQVGPEIGVASTKAFTASLVDQYLLAIHMGKIRGVLNQEQVRTLLDDLMRLPALAGEVLKHGREYEDLAQKFHDREHFLYLGRAINYPVALEGALKLKEISYIHAEGYPAGEMKHGPIALIDEEMPVVAIVTKDHVYDKMVSQVEQVKARGGIVIALATRGDEEIARKADHVIYVPPTPYLLSPVVNVIPLQLFAYHMAVRRGCDVDQPRNLAKSVTVE